Part of the Urocitellus parryii isolate mUroPar1 chromosome 2, mUroPar1.hap1, whole genome shotgun sequence genome, GCCGTCTTCACACACCAATGTACATCTTCCTGGGCAACCTGGCTCTCATGGATTCCTGCTGTTCCTGTGCCATCACTCCCAAGATGTTACAGAACTTCTTTTCTGAGGACAGAAAGATTTCCCTCTATGAATGCATGgcacagttttattttctctgtcttgcTGAGACTGCAGACTGCTTTCTTCTGGCAGCAATGGCCTATGATCGCTATGTGGCAATATGCAGTCCCCTGCAGTACCACACCCTGATGTCAAAGAAACTCTGCATTCAAATGACTATAGGAACCTTCATAGCTAGTAATCTGCATTCTGTGATTCATGTAGGACTTCTATTAAGGCTAACTTTCTGCAGGTCTCATCAAATTGATCACTTTTTCTGTGATATCCTTCCACTCTATAGACTATCCTGTACCGATCCTTTCATTAATGAactaatgatatatattttttcaatgccAATTCAAATCTTTACCATTTCTACTGTTTTGATCtcttatttttgcattattattgcaattttcaaaatgaaatccaAGGAAGGGAGAGGTAGAGCATTTTCTACTTGTGCATCCCACTTTTTCTCAGTCTCAATATTCTACATTTGTCTCCTCATGTATATTCGGCCTTTTGAAGAAGGGGATAAAGATATACCAGTGGCAATCTTTTACACTATCGTAATTCCCTTATTAAACCCTTTTATATATAGTCTGAGAAATAAGGAGGtgaaaaatgtactaaaaaatattctgaagtcTTATAACATTCTTAAACAAACTTCATCACCTATagctaattaattttatttattaaaatgttttcataaataatgaacatagaaaagggaaatactattttacatgaaatatctTTAAGCCAGTAGATTATATTTATTAAAGGCTATATGATagaattttgttattgtttgacaAATTTTAATCCATATTAAACAATCTGAGTAAATCAAGGGAAAATCAGTGGTCACTGTTATTACTTACTCGTCTCATgtaattatgtcattttattgTTACAagtcttaaaaaatcaaaatagcataaaaattaaatatttaaagagaaaaggatCTCCTTTGATTAATATTATCCAGTTAATGGAAGAAAGTTTCTTTCGATTCTATGAAGTGTTAGAAACATTTACACTTCCAAGGGCAACAGGTTAGATgattgtttttggttttcagaAAAATGGCATTGCAGACACTTGTAACAAGTACAGAGGTACTAATTAGAAATTATAAACTAATTGCAGTAGTCTATAGTTAAagtaatgaagttttatttagatgtttccaagaatggaaaaagaatggaatgagaagaaataaacatgaatattttattaaataattaatagtgAATTATAGCAAATTAGATAAGATCTAGTTTAACCTGAGTAAAATTAAGATTGTTTTCATTCCTAAAGGTATCAATCATGTTATACATTTTGCAATATAAAGCAACATACCATTTACACATCAAACAGTTAGTAAAAaactttaaagcattttaatgaggattctgttttatttttgacattaagTAATGGTAATAGGTACCCAAATTATATG contains:
- the LOC113177644 gene encoding olfactory receptor 5K16 produces the protein MPKANHSITTGFILIGFTDHPDIKVLLFVVFSAIYLVTMVGNLGLVALIYMDRRLHTPMYIFLGNLALMDSCCSCAITPKMLQNFFSEDRKISLYECMAQFYFLCLAETADCFLLAAMAYDRYVAICSPLQYHTLMSKKLCIQMTIGTFIASNLHSVIHVGLLLRLTFCRSHQIDHFFCDILPLYRLSCTDPFINELMIYIFSMPIQIFTISTVLISYFCIIIAIFKMKSKEGRGRAFSTCASHFFSVSIFYICLLMYIRPFEEGDKDIPVAIFYTIVIPLLNPFIYSLRNKEVKNVLKNILKSYNILKQTSSPIAN